ATGGCCTCTCGGGTCCCTGTCGGGCACCGAGTAGACTCCCACCAGCTCGATGATATCGGTCCTTAAGCCTGTTTCCTCTAGAACCTCTCTGACGACACAATCCTCTAGACTCTCACCATAATCTAGGAAACCGCCAGGAAGTGCATACGACCCCTTGTACGGTTCGCGTCCTCTCTTGATGAGAACGATCTCGTTGTTCTTGATGATTATTCCGTCTGCAGTTACGGAGTGTTTCCTCCAACCGTTCTCGAACTGGCTTTGAAGAGAGTCAGCTTTGTTCTCATATTCTCTGAGTATCTCCTCACCGAATGGGGTGAGCGTCGAGACTCCTCCCTCCCTGCCTCCCCTGGTCGATGCGACTATGTCTCCGCCCGCGCTCTGGGCGATTCTGTGGAGTATCCCCCACGCGTGCCTGTAGGACATGCCCATCTCCTTGGCTGCCTTGGATAGGGAGCCTGCGTCCTTCACCTTTCGAAGGAGTTTCGCCCTTCCATCGCTGACGATGAATCTCCCGTCTCGCTCGAGCCACATCTTGAGCTTGAGGTCGTACATGCCGAGTTCCGTTCGGAGGAACTCTCTCATCCGTACTTACACGTTTCGAGGGATTTCACGGAAAGGGTCATGTGGGGCTCGCAATCCTCGATTTCAGAATCCTGACGATCGTCGTAAGATAAGGCGTGGCGAGGCGACCTAGGAACCGAATGCTGTTCACTTCATCATCGGGACTCGAACCTTTTTGGCCCTTGCGACCCTTATTGCCTCTGGATAGCCCGCATCAACGTGTCGTATGATTCCCATGCCGGGATCCGCTGTGAGCACACGTTCGATCTTCTCGTCGGCATCCTTGGTGCCGTCAGCGACCACCAACAGTCCAGCATGGGTGGAATACCCAATGCCGACACCACCACCGTTGTGAATGGCGACGAGGTCGGCGCCGGCTGCCGTGTTCATCATCGCATTGAGCATTGGCCAATCCGCGATCGCATCGCTTCCATCTCTCATCCCCTCAGTCTCTCTGTTGGGTGATGCGACCGAGCCACAGTCCAGATGATCTCTGGTGATCACGATCGGTCCGCTGAGTTCTCCGTTCCGGACCATCTTGTTGATTATCCTGCCGAACCTCGCTCTCTCGCCGTAACCGAGCCAACAAACCCTTGCGGGCAGTCCCTCGAAAGGAACCTTCTCTTCGGCGAGCTTGATCCAGTTGACGAGCCGTTTGTTATTCTTGAACTCTCTCATGACCACCTTGTCGGTCTTCAGAATGTCATCAGGGTTCCCTGAGATGGCCACCCATCTGAACGGTCCCCTGCCCTCGCAGAACATGGGTCTGATGTACAGAGGGACGAATCCTTTGAACCCAAACGCATCCTTGACGCCGGCCTTGAGCGCCTGACCGCGGATATTATTTCCATAGTCGAATACAATCGAACCTCTGTGCATGAACGCGAGCATCGCCTTGACATGGATAGCGATGCTCTCCTTTGCCCGTCTTCGATACTCGTCCGGGTCCGAGGCTCGTAGCTTGGCGGCGGCGCCCATGTTCAACCCTTTCGGAATGTATCCTCCCAGCTCGTCGTGAGCGGAAGTCTGGTCAGTGACGACATCTGGTATGACGCCTTTCTCAACCAACAGGGGGTGGGTCTCAGCGCAGTTCCCAAGCAGACCGATGGACAACGCCTTCTCCTTTTTCCTGGCGTCCATGGCCACCTTCACTGCTTCGTCCAGATCGTCCATTTTCATGTCGCAGTAGCCCACTTTGACGCGCCTGTCGATTCTCTTCTCATCGCACTCCACTGCGAGACAGACGCCGCCATTCATCGTGACCGCAAGCGGTTGAGCACCTCCCATGCCTCCAAGACCGCCTGTCAGGACAAGTCGTCCCTTGAGCGATCCCCCGAAGTTCTGCCTCGCACATTCAGCGAACGTTTCGTAGGTCCCCTGCAGGATACCTTGAGTGCCTATGTATGCCCATCCCCCTGCGGTCATCTGGCCGTACATGATCAGGCCCTTCGCTTCCAGCTCGTGAAACACTTCCCATGTCGACCATCTGGGCACCAGATGGGCATTCGCAATCAGGACTCTAGGGGCGAGCTTGGTTGTCTTGAAGACTCCGACAGGCTTCCCGGACTGTACAAGTAGAGTATCATCCTCATCTAGCTCGGTCAACGACTTCACGATCGCGTCGTAGCAATCCCAGTTCCTCGCAGCCTTGCCGGTGCCGCCGTAGATGATGAGCTCTTCGGGTTTCTCGGCGTTCTCAAGGTTGTTCTGGAGCATTCTGAGTATGGCTTCCTGTCTCCATCCTTTGCACGCGAGCTTGTTACCTCTCCTCGCCTTGATGTTCCTCATTCTGCTCGGAGTCCACAGAGGATTCGCTCGATAAGAGGCTTTTGGACTGAGAGGAAGCCTTTATCAGAGGGTCGGGGCATGACCACGACGAACATGTTCGACATCCCCACTGTCCTGACGGCAGATGAGATACTGGACAAGGCATTCAAGAGGGCGTCCAAGGTCGATTTCGTAGGAGTAACCAAACTTGAGAGCGTCAGGGAGATCAACATTGGGAAGTTGAAGTCATCTAGGGACATCATTGTGAGCACCATGGGGAAGTACGTCAAAGCCTTTCCCAGCATCGACCGGGAAAGCCCCTTCTATGCCGAACTCATCAACATCGCCGTCGGGAGGGATAGGCTCAAGAAGTCCCTGGGCGCCATCGATTGGTCCCGTGGAAACGTGGCGAGGGTCTCCAGAGCTGCAACGAGGGAGATGGCATCCGCGCGTACCATAGGGAAGATAGACGAGGTCAGGCGCTCAGCATATGGGAGGATGGCGTCTTTCGTGAAGCAGGTGGACAAGGAGCTGAAGTTCCTCGGAAAGGCAAGGAACATCATGCGTAAGTTCCCTGCGATAAACCCCGAGGACCCAACTGTCGTAATCGCAGGGTCTCCGAACGTAGGTAAGAGTCAGCTGGTCGGGAGGATATCGACTGCCAAACCCAGGGTCGCCGTGTACCCCTTCACCACGCAGGAGATCTCGGTCGGCGTCTTCGAGAAGAAGTACTTCCGATACCAGGTCATTGACACGCCTGGACTTCTGGACAGGGACCTCAGCGAGAGGAACGCGTTCGAGCTCAGGGGCATACTCGCGCTCAAACATCTTGCGGACCTGGTAGTGTTCATGTTCGACCCGAGCGAGTCCTGCGGGTACAGCATGGCGGACCAGGAACATCTGTTTAGGGCCATCAAGAAAGAGTTCTCGACCGTGCCGATCATCGAGGTAGAGAACAAGATCGATATGCTGAAGACGAAGAGCGACAGGATGAAGCTATCGGCCATCACGGGCGATGGCGTTGCGAAACTTGTGGACGCTATCGTCGCCCAGCTCAAGCCATCAGCAACACTTATAGTTGCAACCCGCGATTAGCTCTCGGGATTGCACGTCTAGGTCGTTCCGCGGAGAGGTCGTGCCACCGTCCGAGGATCCATATCGGGGGGACAAATGAAGACAGTCGTGTGCAGTGAATCGATGGAGGAGTACTTCTCCACACTCCAGCGTGAGGTGGATAGGTGCTACGAAGTCGCCAAGCGCGCAAGGATGAGGGGTTTCGACCCCGAATTGGATGTCGAGATCCCCCAAGCATCTGATCTGGCTGCGCGCGTCGAGAAACTCCTGTTCGAATGGGACGTGGAAGGAGTCGCATCCCGAATTAGGGAGCTCAGCAGAGACCACAACAGGGAAGAGGTCTCCATCATCATTGCGAAAGAGTATGCGAAGCTGCCTGCCAAGTCCCGGGAGTTCGCGATTGAGAGGGCGGTGAGGTTAGGACTGGCAGTCCTCACGGAAGGCATACTTGTCGCTCCGCTCGAGGGCATAACCGGCGTATCAATAGGACGCAACTCAGACGGGACAGACTACCTCGCAGTCTATTACTCAGGACCGATAAGATCTGCCGGCGGGACCGGTCAGGCCATGAGCGTTCTGATAGCTGACATCGTTAGACGCGAGCTTGGCCTGGGAAGGTATCAACCAACGAACGGGGAGGTCCACAGGTTCAAGGAAGAGATACTTCTCTACAAATCATGCCAGCATCTGCAATATACTCCAACGAATGAGGAGATAGAGCTGATTGCGAGGAACGCTCCGGTATGCGTAGACGGAGAAGGTACGGAAGACACCGAGATCTCAGGATTCAGGGATTTGCCCCGAGTGGGGACGAACAGAGTGAGAGGAGGAGCCTGTCTGGTCATAGCGGAAGGTCTTTGTTTGAAGGCCCCGAAGGTGCAGAAGCACGTGAAGCGCCTTGGGATAGACGGCTGGGAGTTCATCGATCAGTTCCTGAGCCTGAAGAAGAAAGGGGTCGAGGACGGAAGCGCGGAGATTGCCCCTAGCGCGAAGTTCTTGAAGGACATGCTCGCTGGCAGGCCCGTGCTGGCATATCCGTCCAGGGTCGGCGGCTTCAGACTGCGGTATGGTCGGACAAGGGCGACCGGTCTTGCCGCTCTGGGAATGAACCCCGCGACAATGACACTCCTCGGGGAGTTCGTGGCTGTCGGGACGCAGATCAAGATCGAGAGGCCTGGCAAGGCGGGGGCCATCACGCCATGCAATACGATCGAGGGTCCCATAGCGCTCCTTGACAATGGCGACCTTGTCCAGATCGACACCCCCGAGGCTGCTCGGGACATCAAGGAGCATTTGAGCGAGATAGTGGATGTGGGCGAGATCCTGGTCCCGTACGGGGAGTTCGTGGAGAATAATCATCTATTGATGCCGGGCGCCTACAGTGTCGAATGGCACAGAGAGGAGCTCATTGAGAAATGTGGTGAGCTCCCGAAGAACTGGGAGAAGCCAACGTTGGATGAGGCCCTCGAGATGTGCCGTGATCACGGTGTGCCCCTCCATCCGAACTACAACCTGTTCTGGTCGGACATGCTTGTCGAGGACATCATGCTTCTACGAGATCATGTCATGAGAACGGGCAAGCTTGACGGTGAGACTCTCACTGTGGCCAATACGGCGAGCGTCAAGAGTCTGCTAGAGCGCCTGGGCGCGCTTCACTGTGTTGCCGACCAGCGCCTTGTGCTCGAAAAGTGCGCTAGGCCACTGATGTTGGGTCTTGGTTTGGATGCGACCAAGGACGAGATCGAGCCCAGATCGAAAGCGACCCCAGGTGTCAAGAAGCCGCTGGAGCTAGTGTCTGCGTTATCGGGTGTTGAGATCAGGGCCAGAGCGGTCACGCGGATAGGGGCGAGAGTGGCTAGACCGGAGAAGGCCAGGGAGAGACGGATGAGGCCTCCGCCTCACTGCCTGTTTCCTGTGGGCGCAAGCGGAGGGCCTCAGAGGATTGTGAACCTGGCAGCCGACGCTGGTGAGATCAAAATCGAGCTTGGCGAAAGAATCTGCCCCATGTGCAATCGGAAATCGTTCATGGCAAAATGCGAGTGCGGCGCGCACACCGTACCTACGGGGAGCGTTGAAGTCCAGGAGATCCCCGTAGGTAGGATCTTCAACTCTGCGATGGACCGCCTCCGGGAGAAGCGCACTCTGGAGGTCAAAGGCGTCCAGGGCATGATATCGAGGAACAAGACGCCCGAGGCGATAGAGAAAGGAATACTCAGAGCGAGGAACGAGGTGTTCGTTTTCAAGGACGGGACGATCCGTGTGGACGCCACCGATGTTCCGCTGACGCATTTCAGGCCGGACGAGGTCGAGATCGACGTCGTCACTGCTAGGAGGCTGGGATACACGAAGGACTTCGTCGGCAGGGAGCTGGAACGGCCAGACCAGCTGGCGGAACTCCGCGTTCAGGATATCATAGTTTCGAACGCATGTATCAACTACATCATCCGGACGTCCAAATTCGTCGATGACCTCCTCGTCAAGCTCTACGGTCTTGAGCCGTTCTACAGAGTCGAGAGGAAGGAGGACCTGGTAGGTCATCTCGTAGTTGGTCTAGCGCCCCATACCTCTGGCGGCGTTCTCTCTCGGATCGTAGGGTTCACGGATGCTCATGCCGGGTACGCCCATCCGTTCTTCCATGCCGCGAAGAGGAGGAATTGTGATGGGGACGAGGATTCAATCATCTTGCTGATGGATTGTCTGCTGAACTTCTCACGTGCCTTCTTGCCGGAGAAGAGGGGAGGGCTTATGGATGCACCGTTAGTGCTCACGACCAAGCTGGACCCCAACGAGATCGACAAGGAGGCGCATAACATGGATGTCGGGGGCAGGTATCCCCTGGAGTTCTATAGGGCCACGCAGAGGTACGCACATCCGAAGGAGGTGGAGGCAATGATGGACCTCGTCGGCGGCAGGATAGGGACGGTCCTCCAGTACGAGGGCATGAGCTTCACTCACTCGCTTGGGAACATATCGGACGGCCCGACCATGTCCGCCTACACATCCTTGGAGACGATGGATGACAAGTTGAGAGCCCAGATAGCGCTCGGCATCAAGATCAGGGCCGTGGACGCAGCCGATGTGGTCCATAGGATCATAACAAGGCACCTGTTGCCTGACATCCAAGGCTGCCTCAAGAGCTTCACCGGACAGCAGCTGAGATGCTCCAAGTGTGGGCAGAAGTACAGGCGCATTCCGCTCAAAGGCAAATGTTACTGTGGCAACAAGCTCACCCTGACCGTGCACGAGGCCGGAGTGAGCAAGTACTTGGAGAGGACCAAGGAGATAGGCAACGCCTTCAAAGTGCCAGCATACACTCTGCAGCGGCTATCGCTCCTTGAGAACTCGATCAACTCGCTGTTCCAGTCGGACAAGGTGAAGAGCCCAAAGCTCGACGAATTCCTCTAGAATCATTCCTCGAGAGAGGAGATCTGTTCTCGGATGCCCTCAAACCGCTCCTCGAGCGTCTTGAGCCCCCTTATCAGGACCTCCTTCGCCTGGAGCGCCCCGTCCGTCTCGAACCTGAAGAGTATCTTCGTGGGGTCCGGTGTGATCTTTATCACGCCAGCGTCACAGACCTCGACACAGCTGTTGCAGAGGTTGCACTTCTCTGGGTGCTTCGCGACGATCTTCCGGTCCTCTTTCCCGAGCACACCTTTGGGGCACACTTTGACGCAGCTCCCGCCGACGTCGCACTTCGAGGCGTCGATGGTTATCTTCGCAAAGTACCGGTAACCAGCGCCTGTCGCTACCTGCCACTTTGCGTGCTGCTTGCCGGTTCCGAGCTCAGCGGTCGCGTATATGAGCAGCGCCTGGTCATCGGCAAGCTTCACTATCGGGATGAGGTCGTCTTTGATTTTCAACTTCTGGTCGCCTATCGGCTCAAGGTCCCCCGAGTATACAGTGCAGGGCCCCTTCTTGTTGAGAGAGTACATGATCGTGCAGCTCGGGCACCCCTCGCCTTTGCAGGTGCATTTCGCCCTGAAGTTGAATGCGTCAAGATCGGTAGGGATCGGTATAAGCCCCAACCTGTGGGAGACGATCTCATCGAACATGGGGGATACGCTCTCATACGCGACGCCCTTCTCGTCCATTATTGGGCCCAGGTGGAATTCGATAGAGTCCAGTGCCATCTTGGGGACGTCCGTAACGATAGTTCTCCTGAGCGCGTTCACGAACGCTGGGTTGGTGTTCGTGATGACGAACTGCGCCTTCGTCTGGGTCATCTCGACAATATCGATCTTCATTTAGAACCACTCTATACCCTGCGTCCCCTTCTGCCGCCCTTCTTCTTGGTCCCGTCGTGAGGCACAGGGGTGACGTCTTCGATTCTTCCGATCCTCAGCCCTGCCCTGGCAAGCCCTCTGATGGCTGCCTGAGCCCCCGGCCCTGGGGATGCGGACTTGTTGCCACCAGGCGCGCGGACCTGGACGTGGATGCTGTCTATCCCCTTCTCCTTCGCGATTTCAGCGACCTTCTCAGCCGCCTTCATGGCCGCGTACGGAGAAGACTCGTCCTTGGCCGCCTTCACCACCATGCCTCCGCTGGCCTTGGTAATGGTCTCAGCTCCGGTGACGTCCGTGATAGTTATGATAATGTTGTTGTAGCTTGCGAAGATGTGCGCGATGCCCCACTTGCCCATTCAGCTCACTCCTTCCTCTCTTCTTCCTCGGGCTCAGGAGGATTGGCAGTCTCGATGTCCGCTTCCTTGTCCTCCTTCTCTTCCTTCAGCTCGGCAGTGACCAACTTCTTGAGCTTCGGCTTCGCGACATGGATCTCGTCCTTCTTGGGCAGCTCCTTCTTCGCGGCCTCCTCCTGGGCTTTCGCCTGTAGCTCTTCGGGTTTCGGTCTCACAGGGTGGAGGTCATTTGCTATCGGAGATGTCGAATGGTACTGGATCTGTTCCTCCTCGCCTCTCCTGACGAGATAGCCTGGAATAGTGATCTTCCTGTCTCCAATGGCTGCGTGACCATGGACTATGAATTGCCTCGCCTGCTTCGGAGTATATGAGAGCCCCTTCCTGTAGACGATCGTCTGCAGGCGTCGAGCGAGGACGGCCTCGGTTGTCAAGACCAGGACGTCATTGAGGGTCGCCCCCTCAGCTGTCAACAGCGACATCCTAGCGCATCTTGCGAGCAACTGGTCGGTCTCAATCTTGGCCTGGGGGTCTCCGGTCCTGACTCGCGCCTGGAGCTCCCGGCTCTGTGCTCTCAGAGACCTGATCAATGATTGCGCGCGCCAAAGCTCCCTCTTGTTCTTGAGGCCGTACTTCATGACAATTTCGTTCTCGGTCTTTATGCGCTCGCCCTCCCACGGGTGGGCTGGAGTCTCATACTTCCTTCGTGAAAACTTCGGGTCTCCCATGGGTCACACTACTCCTTCTTCTTCTCGCCCTCGACAGCTGCTCCGGGCTCGAGCTTCTTCCTGATGACACCCATGGTCATACCAGTCCTGCCATTGGACCTCGTCCTCTGGCCACGAACCTTCTGGCCCTGTTCATGTCTAATGCCCCTGTAGCACCTGATCATCTTCAACAGGTTGATGTCATCCCTCCTGTTGAGTTCGACATCGACGCCCACAAGGTGCGTGTCTGCACCTGTCGACCAGTCGCTTTGTCTGTTGACCATCCAGTGCGGGACCTTATCAGAATAATCGTTAACTAGCTTCCCGAGTTCAGCCGTCTTGCTCTCTGGCAGATCGCCGATCTTAGCGCTCCTCGGGATGCCCGCCATGCGTGCGATGTTCTCGGCGCTCCTGATGCCTACGCCCTTGATACCTGTGAGTGCAATCACGATGTTCTTGGTCCCGTCCAGGTCGGAATTCACAATCCTAACGATATACCTGAAGTTTTCGTCCCTTTTCTCCAAGGGCTTCTTCGCGACGGGCGAACTCCTCTCTCCCTTCTTCCCAGCCTTGGCTGAGTCCTTATCCTTGGGCGCACCCTTCGTCTTGGCCTCTTTCTCCTCGGGCAAACGGCAACCTCCGCGGTATATCTCTTAGTCCTATCCAACCAGACAATCAAGGCTGTCTGGGGAGCATTCTCCCCGACACACTAAGGTATATAAAACACTTATGCTGGTGATGAACGGCTGATTAGCGCCGATTCTGAGACATCCAGCACCTAGTCCTCCTTGGACAAATCCTCAAGGGGCACTCGTTTGTGCGGGTGTGCGCGAGATGCATCCCCTCGGGCGTGGTTATGCTCATGGACGTGCCTTCCCTCTCTCTCGATGACCTTGGTCAGCTCTGCGACAGCCTGGTCCATCGACACGGGCAGGGCGCCAACCTGGTAACCCATTGAATCCAGAACGTCGAACAGCTTCGAGACTGGCGGAATCTCCAGCCCGGCCTTGTCTAGGACTTCTCTGGCCAAGACAAGGTCACGCATCGATCCCTCCATGATGGAGGACACGTTCAGCACGATTGCTCGGTCAACTATCTCGGCAGCAGCTTCCAGATCATGGGTCGCTATCAGCATGGTCTTGTCCATGTTCCTGAGTAGCCTGATCAGCTCGCTTCTCGACCTCGGATCGAGGCCGGAAGTCGGTTCGTCCATCAATAGCATCTTCGGGTCCATGGCAAGCGTGCCCGCGATTGCGACCCGTTTCTTCATCCCGTAGCTGAGCCTGTGCGGCCTCCGCTTCGCAAGATGCTCGATACCTGCGCTCTTGAGCGCCTTGGTCACGCGCCCCTCGACATCGTCCAGGCCGAGATTCCTCGGTCCGAACGCGACATCCTCCTCTACCGTGGGCATGAATATCTGGTCATCTGGGTCCTGGAACACGAATCCGAGGTTCCTCCTCACAGTGTCCGCATTGGACCTGTCCAGGTCCATCCCGGACACCGTTACCTTGCCAGTGAATGGCATCCTGAACCCTGCTATCAAATGTAGCAGGGTCGACTTACCGGCGCCGTTCGGCCCGACGAGCGCGACCTTCTCTCCCTCCTCGATTGCCAGCGTGATTCCTTCTAGGGCAACCGTACCATCATCATAGACGAACCCCAGGTCTTGCGTCTCGAGCAACCTCAGATGACCACCTCGATCTGTAGCGCGAGCAATACTACGGATGCAGCGAAGAAAACCGCCATGAATGACGCTTCAGCAAGAGCGATGGTCGAGCGCTTCCACATCGACATGTCCTCCCTGAAACCTCGGGCCTTCAGCCCCTCATAGACGTGCTCCGCCCTCGCGGATGACCTGACAAGCACCATTCCGGCTGTATACGACAGGACTCTCATACCGTTCCTGTCAAGGAGATTCCTCCCTCCGGCAAACCCCCTGGCCTTCCTAGCGGTCTTCATCCTCTCGTACTCATCGGATATGAGCAACAGATACCGGTAGGTAAGCATGAGAAGTGTGGTGAGCAAGGCGGGGACTTTCAATCTTCTCAGGCCCGAGAACAAGCTGAAGGTCTCTGTCCCGGTTGCCAGGGTCAGCAGGGCAATGGTGCAAGCTGAGACCCTCATACACATGTTCGCGCCCTTCTCCGCTCCCCCAAAGACGAAGACTGACGCGGACGCGACGAGAATGAATGGGAGCGCCGCGAGATAGGCTCTAGACAGATGACCCAAAGGGACCCTGCTGGCCGCAGCGAACACGATCGCGATTGCGAGCGATGCCAGGAGAAGCGTCGTCCTCGTCAGTAGCGCGGTAGCCACCACAAAGGCAAGCACGCCTAGCAGTTTGGCTCTCGGGTCCAGCCTGCCGAACCATATCTGGCTAGCGTGCTCGTCCAGACGCTGGATGCTCCGACCCACGCTAACGTGTGCAACTATCATGATCTCAGGATCATCCACTTATCTTTCTTGAATCTATGAGCCTGAGAATGCCCAGCGTGGCCAGCGTAACCGCAAGGAAACCCATGATGCCAGCAAAGAGCGCTGCGAAGTAGCTCTCTCCATAGCTGAATGGAGATTCCGCAATCGGTTCACCCTCGCTGACGCCGGCCCCTGCCACGGTCTGCTCCAACCCGTCCTTGCCATCGCTCGCGTACAGGAAGTAGAACGGGAGTGCCAACGCGAAGACGATGAGGACAGCGATGGTCGCCTGGATGGTCTTCGACGACAGAATGCGTGCGGTGCCAGATCGCGAAGCGTTCGTGCCAGTCCTGCGTAGGAAAGTCTCTGGAGAAACCTGATGAACGTAGGCAATGACCCCGACCGTGATTATGGCCTCCCCAATCCCGATTATCGCGTGGTATCCGAGCATCGCGGGCACCGATACGGTAGCTGCAATGCCGTACGCGCCTGAGGAGATGGCATAGCTGACCGCCAGTTCCGCAGCGCAGGCCGCAGCAGCAACGAACACGCTTGCCCAAGACGCCATAGCTACCGCCATTCCTTCGCCGAGTCTCTCAGAGCGTACGGCAATGGGTTTGACCAGATTGAACACTCCCCAGCCAGTGAGAGGGGCGATGACCGCCATGTTCAGTCCGTTCAACCCGAATGCGGTGATTCCGCCATCCCCGAACATGAGGGCCTGAATGAGCAACACGACGGTCATTCCAACAATGGCCATGGCGGGTCCCACCATGATCGCGAAAAGCGCTCCGCCGATCAGATGCCCTGTGGTTCCTCCTCCGACAGGGAAGTTGACCATCTGGGCAACGAATATTCCAGCCGAGAGCAGTGCTGTCCTCGGGAGATCCTTGTCACGGAGATCTCTACGGGAGATGACGAGTGCCGCCCCGACCACAAACAGGAATTCGACCAGGCCAATCGCAGCGACGATAGGGTCCATTAGCCCATCTGGAACATGCATCTCGGTTCACCCATGTAATACGTTTGTGAATTTTCGTAATACCGTAATTCACGTTGGATACTTAGACTCTTCCATGGCCGCCCAGAATCATTATCTCGAAGCACCGCATTGAGCCATCAATGACCGAGAAGGCGAGAATCTCTCTCAGCATTTCAGGAGGACTTCTCGAGGATTTCGATTATCTGGCGAAGACCCTAGGTCACCCGACGAGGTCCAAGGCGGTCAGCGAGGCCATGCGGGAGTTCTTGGCGAACAGGAAGTGGGACCTCGCGAAGAAGGGCGTGGTCCCCGGCGTGATCATCGTGACCTACGACCATCACTCACGCGGCATAAACAGGGCTCTGACAGAGCTTCAGCACGATTACCCAGACATAGTGTCGGCGACCATGCACATCCATCTCTCGAAGCACACCTGTCTTGAGGTCATCGCCTTCAAAGGCGAGGCCGATAGGGTGAGGTCACTGTCAAAGATGCTTCAATCGCAGAAGGGCGTTCTCGACCTGAAGTTAGCGACCTCCCATCCATGATCCCCATCCCCTTGGGTCATAGTGCAATGATTGTAGCCGTTCTGAACATATTGTCTCATACTGACCGCTAATCCTCAACGTTAGGTTGAACGAAATATGGCATACAGCTCAAATGCGGTTTGATGGTTCATGTTAGGGAGTGCCAACCAGAATGAGGACGATTGCCGTCGCCAGACCTGCTATGACGAATCTCAGGCCTGTGTACACTATCATTTCCTTGATTAGACTCCCCAGGT
The Candidatus Thermoplasmatota archaeon genome window above contains:
- a CDS encoding DNA-directed RNA polymerase subunit D; amino-acid sequence: MKIDIVEMTQTKAQFVITNTNPAFVNALRRTIVTDVPKMALDSIEFHLGPIMDEKGVAYESVSPMFDEIVSHRLGLIPIPTDLDAFNFRAKCTCKGEGCPSCTIMYSLNKKGPCTVYSGDLEPIGDQKLKIKDDLIPIVKLADDQALLIYATAELGTGKQHAKWQVATGAGYRYFAKITIDASKCDVGGSCVKVCPKGVLGKEDRKIVAKHPEKCNLCNSCVEVCDAGVIKITPDPTKILFRFETDGALQAKEVLIRGLKTLEERFEGIREQISSLEE
- a CDS encoding NUDIX domain-containing protein; amino-acid sequence: MREFLRTELGMYDLKLKMWLERDGRFIVSDGRAKLLRKVKDAGSLSKAAKEMGMSYRHAWGILHRIAQSAGGDIVASTRGGREGGVSTLTPFGEEILREYENKADSLQSQFENGWRKHSVTADGIIIKNNEIVLIKRGREPYKGSYALPGGFLDYGESLEDCVVREVLEETGLRTDIIELVGVYSVPDRDPRGHFVTAVYHLKPVGGNLRAGDDAKDAEWVPLDRLPKFAFDHGKIIQDFLSKRKERSAK
- a CDS encoding 30S ribosomal protein S11 encodes the protein MGKWGIAHIFASYNNIIITITDVTGAETITKASGGMVVKAAKDESSPYAAMKAAEKVAEIAKEKGIDSIHVQVRAPGGNKSASPGPGAQAAIRGLARAGLRIGRIEDVTPVPHDGTKKKGGRRGRRV
- a CDS encoding 50S ribosome-binding GTPase, which produces MFDIPTVLTADEILDKAFKRASKVDFVGVTKLESVREINIGKLKSSRDIIVSTMGKYVKAFPSIDRESPFYAELINIAVGRDRLKKSLGAIDWSRGNVARVSRAATREMASARTIGKIDEVRRSAYGRMASFVKQVDKELKFLGKARNIMRKFPAINPEDPTVVIAGSPNVGKSQLVGRISTAKPRVAVYPFTTQEISVGVFEKKYFRYQVIDTPGLLDRDLSERNAFELRGILALKHLADLVVFMFDPSESCGYSMADQEHLFRAIKKEFSTVPIIEVENKIDMLKTKSDRMKLSAITGDGVAKLVDAIVAQLKPSATLIVATRD
- the hutU gene encoding urocanate hydratase; this encodes MRNIKARRGNKLACKGWRQEAILRMLQNNLENAEKPEELIIYGGTGKAARNWDCYDAIVKSLTELDEDDTLLVQSGKPVGVFKTTKLAPRVLIANAHLVPRWSTWEVFHELEAKGLIMYGQMTAGGWAYIGTQGILQGTYETFAECARQNFGGSLKGRLVLTGGLGGMGGAQPLAVTMNGGVCLAVECDEKRIDRRVKVGYCDMKMDDLDEAVKVAMDARKKEKALSIGLLGNCAETHPLLVEKGVIPDVVTDQTSAHDELGGYIPKGLNMGAAAKLRASDPDEYRRRAKESIAIHVKAMLAFMHRGSIVFDYGNNIRGQALKAGVKDAFGFKGFVPLYIRPMFCEGRGPFRWVAISGNPDDILKTDKVVMREFKNNKRLVNWIKLAEEKVPFEGLPARVCWLGYGERARFGRIINKMVRNGELSGPIVITRDHLDCGSVASPNRETEGMRDGSDAIADWPMLNAMMNTAAGADLVAIHNGGGVGIGYSTHAGLLVVADGTKDADEKIERVLTADPGMGIIRHVDAGYPEAIRVARAKKVRVPMMK
- a CDS encoding DNA polymerase II large subunit; the encoded protein is MEEYFSTLQREVDRCYEVAKRARMRGFDPELDVEIPQASDLAARVEKLLFEWDVEGVASRIRELSRDHNREEVSIIIAKEYAKLPAKSREFAIERAVRLGLAVLTEGILVAPLEGITGVSIGRNSDGTDYLAVYYSGPIRSAGGTGQAMSVLIADIVRRELGLGRYQPTNGEVHRFKEEILLYKSCQHLQYTPTNEEIELIARNAPVCVDGEGTEDTEISGFRDLPRVGTNRVRGGACLVIAEGLCLKAPKVQKHVKRLGIDGWEFIDQFLSLKKKGVEDGSAEIAPSAKFLKDMLAGRPVLAYPSRVGGFRLRYGRTRATGLAALGMNPATMTLLGEFVAVGTQIKIERPGKAGAITPCNTIEGPIALLDNGDLVQIDTPEAARDIKEHLSEIVDVGEILVPYGEFVENNHLLMPGAYSVEWHREELIEKCGELPKNWEKPTLDEALEMCRDHGVPLHPNYNLFWSDMLVEDIMLLRDHVMRTGKLDGETLTVANTASVKSLLERLGALHCVADQRLVLEKCARPLMLGLGLDATKDEIEPRSKATPGVKKPLELVSALSGVEIRARAVTRIGARVARPEKARERRMRPPPHCLFPVGASGGPQRIVNLAADAGEIKIELGERICPMCNRKSFMAKCECGAHTVPTGSVEVQEIPVGRIFNSAMDRLREKRTLEVKGVQGMISRNKTPEAIEKGILRARNEVFVFKDGTIRVDATDVPLTHFRPDEVEIDVVTARRLGYTKDFVGRELERPDQLAELRVQDIIVSNACINYIIRTSKFVDDLLVKLYGLEPFYRVERKEDLVGHLVVGLAPHTSGGVLSRIVGFTDAHAGYAHPFFHAAKRRNCDGDEDSIILLMDCLLNFSRAFLPEKRGGLMDAPLVLTTKLDPNEIDKEAHNMDVGGRYPLEFYRATQRYAHPKEVEAMMDLVGGRIGTVLQYEGMSFTHSLGNISDGPTMSAYTSLETMDDKLRAQIALGIKIRAVDAADVVHRIITRHLLPDIQGCLKSFTGQQLRCSKCGQKYRRIPLKGKCYCGNKLTLTVHEAGVSKYLERTKEIGNAFKVPAYTLQRLSLLENSINSLFQSDKVKSPKLDEFL